A segment of the Pseudoalteromonas piscicida genome:
CAGCAACAACTGGTTGGCCCGCGATATCTTTACCAAGTACCATGGTCAAAGGTGATGGGTTTTGTTCAAACTTAGGGGCACCTATCACTTCAGACAAACGTACGATTTCACGGTGTTTGTTAGGTAGCTCTAAACCCACATACGTTTTGCCTGGGATAACCTCAACTACACGCACACTGACTGCAGATAATGAACGCGCTAAGTCTTTTGCTAAACCTGTGATCTTAGCCACTTTAATGCCCGGTGCGAGATCTAACTCAAAACGCGTAACGACAGGGCCAGGATAGACACCAACTACCTGCGCCTGGACATTGAAGTCTAATAGTTTAGTTTCAACTAACCGCGAGACCTGATCTAACTCTTCTTGCGAAATTGGATTTTTAGCCTTGTCAGGTCTATCCAAGAGATCTAATGAAGGCAATGGATCCGCAGGTGGCTGAGCTTCTAGAAGCGCTTCAAATTGCTCTTTGGCGCTTGGTGGAGGCTGATAACCATTGGCCGCCTTTTCAGGTGCTTTAGGCTTAAGAGGCCTTGCCGGAGAAACCACTTTGGTTTCGTGCACTGGCGCTTCATCCAAGGCATTTAAAGCCGCGACAGTATCTAGTGGCTCATCCTCTATCGCGGAAAAGTTGATTTCTTGCTCTAGAATATCATCTAGCTCATCGAACACCGACGGCTCTTTCTTCTCTTGTAGATCAGAGTGCGGTGCAGACGAAGTTTGAGGTGTAGATTCAGTGTTAGTTTTGCGGAACAATTTATCTTTTAATTTACCAAGTCCACTGGGTTCTTCTTCAGCATCGAAATCTATATTAATTTCAGTATCGGTTTGCTGCTGGAGAGCCTGCTCATGATCATCGTTTCGCTGAGTAGCTATTATTGGTGCCTCACTTTCTACTCTATCCGTTTTGGTGCTAGCGCCCTCAGATTTCTGTGAAACTGACTGCGTTTGCTCTACATTGCGCTCTGCTGTCAGTCTATCGCGTACCCATCTAAAGCCGGCGAGTACCTTTTCACCTAAATAATCAACGAATTCAACCCAAGATACACCGGTAAGTAGTGTCATTCCTGCAAAGAAAAAACACAGTAACAGTATAGAAGTGCCGGTAAAGTTAAAAGCAGGCATCATTGCACCAGCAACCACATCCCCTACTACCCCACCAGATGAGAAATTATAGATATCATCGAAGTTGATGCTGCTGATTGCACTCGCAGAGGTAATAAACAGTGTCGCGCCAATAAGGCGTAAACCTAGCGTGGTGTAATCTAGTTGCAGAAGCTTATGTGGTTTTTTAAACAGTAAATAGCCAAGAAACTGCAGCGCCGCTGGTATCAAAAACGCCAGCCAACCGAAACTCAGCAGCATAATGTCTGCCAGCCAAGCTCCGGCAGCACCAGTTATATTGTTTACTTTTACGTACTCACCGGATTGAGTCCAAGCAGGATCGGCTGGGTCGAAACTTATCAACGCACACAACATAAATATTGCTGCAGCCGTGCTTACAATCAAACCTGTCTCTAAGAGGCGTTGCACACCATTTAAGCGCATTGTAATTAAACCTTTTTTCTGTTTCTTTTCTGGACTATAAAAGCCCAAAACGTCAGCAAATTAGTGATTTGCGTTAGTATTGCTGTATATACTTACACCTTACCAAGAAATACCTCAAGGTGCACAAGGTTTTATTACTTCTCCTTCTTCTCCTTTTACTTCTTCCATGACCACAAAAGTGCGACTTTCACTGATGTTTGGCAGTTTAAGTAAAATTTCTCCTAAAACTCCTCGATATTCAGACATGTCGGTCACTCGTGTTTTCAATAAATAGTCGAAACTACCGGACACAAGGTGACATTCAATAATTTCGTCATGCTGCTTTACTGCTTGATTAAATCTATCGAACACATCAGGCGAGTTTTTATTCACTGTCACTTCAACAAACACTAAAAGTCCCTGCCCTAGCTTAGCAGGATCGACTACGGCTTTATAACCTCGAATAAATCCTTCTCGCTCCAGCTTTTTAACGCGCTCCAAGCAAGGCGTAGCGCTCAATCCTATACGTTTGGCTAATTCTACGTTGGAAATTCTGCCATCTTTCTGAAGTTCGACTAAAATCTTTCTGTCGATCCTGTCTAGTTGTTGATACATAGTGTAGTTTTTTATCCTGAATGATTCATTAATTCAGAGTATATCACTACATTGAAATATTAAAACAGTGAGACACACTGGCTATAGGTAAATATAATAGTCAAAAATTTTACCCCGTTCTTATTTTGAGGCGAATATTATGATTATTGGTGTACCTAAAGAGATAAAAAACCACGAATACCGCGTTGGTATGGTTCCTGCGAGCGTTCGTGAACTAATCAATCACGGTCACGAAGTCGTTGTTGAAACAAATGCTGGTATCGGCATTGGTTTTACTGACGAAGATTATGTTCAAGTTGGTGCTAAAGTTTTAGACACAGCGGCAGAAGTTTTTGCTACTGCTGATATGATTGTTAAAGTAAAAGAGCCTCAAGCTGTTGAGCGCGCAATGCTACGTGAAGATCAAATCCTATTTACTTACCTTCACCTAGCACCAGACCTTCCACAAACAGAAGATCTAATCAAGAGCGGTGCTATCTGTATCGCATACGAAACGGTAACTGATGCGCGTGGTGGTCTTCCACTGCTAGCGCCAATGTCAGAAGTTGCTGGTCGTATGTCAATTCAAGCTGGTGCTCAAGCGCTTGAAAAGTCGCGTGAAGGCCGTGGTATGCTGCTAGGTGGTGTACCTGGTGTTGAACCAGCTAAAGTCGTTGTGATCGGTGGTGGTATGGTTGGACGTAACGCAGCGCAAATGGCTGTTGGTCTAGGCGCAGACGTTACTATCCTTGACCGTAGCATCGACGTACTACGTTCACTAAATGCACAGTTTGGTAGCCAAGCTAAAGTTATCTACTCAACGGCTGATGCACTTGAAAAGCACGTACTAGAAGCAGATCTTGTGATCGGCGGCGTACTAATTCCTGGTGCAGCGGCGCCTAAGCTTGTAACTGCAGAACACATCAAAGCGATGAAGCCAGGTGCTGCCATTGTTGACGTTGCTATAGACCAAGGTGGTTGTATCGCGACTTCTAAAGCGACTACACACGCAGAACCAACATACATTGTTGATGACGTAGTTCACTACTGTGTAGCTAACATGCCTGGTGCTGTACCACGTACTTCAACGTTTGCACTTAACAATGCAACGCTTCCGTACATCATCAAGCTTGCAAACTTAGGCTACAAACAAGCGCTATTAAATGACAAACACTTCATGGACGGCTTAAACGTTCTGAAAGGTCAAGTAACGTGTAAAGAAGTGGCAGAAGGCTTCAACATGGAATATGTTGACCCGCGTGCTGCACTAGAAAATGCTTAATTTTGAATTTAAGTAGTAAAAAGGGCTTCAATTGAAGCCCTTTTTGTTTGCTGTTATACCAATTCGCTTAAAACACTAATTGGTATTAGTTTGTCTCGAAATTCACTTCGATATCTTGCGTCAACGTAACGTCTTTTGTTTGATACAAACTAAAATCTGCATCTATCGTTTCGGCATCATCTAAATGACCTAAGCACGAATACCCTACTTTGTAATCTCCAGAACCAATAAATGCTATCTCATATTCACTCTCAGCATCTAAGTTTGCGGTGGCTACTGGCGCTGAGTCTTCATCACTAATGTCGCTTGGCACTGCAACATCCGCTTTATAAAGATACACAACATGTTTGTACTCTCCGACTAGAGGAGCTAGATCTGCATTATCTGCTACACATGCATTTTTTACAGACTCGCTAACCATGCCCTCAATCTCGAAACTGGTTAATAGATTCTCCAAACGGACAGCTGTTGGTTTTAGATAAACGGTGTCATCATTTGTGCGCTTCAACAGCGCCTTATTTAAGTCAAACTCCAATACGATTTGGTTCTCACCTTCATTTAGTGAGACATTATTGAGTTGGATTTCACCTACACCATCGTTACCTTTACGGGTTACGACTAATGGTGCTTGACTACCATCTAAAAAACGGACGCTCGAAGTGAAATCAAAATTCGACCCAGCACTACCGTTTACAACATCGGCTCTGATCCACTCATAATCCCCAGCATCGATCTCTTGGTCGTTTACAACTAAATAGATATCATCACCCGTATACTCAAGCAGATTGATCTTCATTGGATTACCCTGCGCATCCAAGGTATCAAATGTCACATCTTCTTTTCCAGATGCTCTAAATGTCAGCCGTTGAATAACAAGGTTGACCTCAGCAAGGTTATTCACAGCAGCATCTGACACACCAACACTTACGGTGGTTTTTTGGGTTGGTTGCGTGGTGTTGTTGTCGTTTGAGTCAGAACCTGAACCGCCACCGCATGCAGCGAGTATCATTGCCGAGGCAATTGCTGTTAAAGCTGGTTTATACATGATGTTTTCTCCTCTTCTAAGTTTTAGAGAATAGGAATTGCACCATGAATAAATAATTAATATAAATGCAATAATTTGAAATACCTTCAAATGCTGTGTAGAAGGTTTGGCATTTTCTTATTAAATGTCATAAGTTTAATGTATCAAACTTATTGGAGTGTGGCCGTGAAGTTTAAACACAAAGTTGTATCCGTCTCAGCGCTTGTACTGCTTGCAGCATTACTGATCTTATCTGTTATTCAATACATTTCCGTGCAATCAGCAATCAAAGCGCAAACCGAACAAAGTGTGAATGAAACAATTCAAGGAATTGGTAACACTGTCACTGCGCAAATGAAAGGAGCAACCGATCTCGCCGCTCTTGCTACCAATCTCGTGGCTTCCACTGACACCCTAGACGCAGCCTTTCCTATCCTCTCGCAGCCACAGCTCACAACCTCTTTCCTACTGATAGGTTATGGCGAAGAGCAAACAGGAAAGTATGTCGCAAGCGATCCAAATTGGAACCCTGGTGCAAACTGGGACCCGAGAAAGCGGCCTTGGTATACCGACGCAAAAACTGCACGAAAGCTCATTATCACAGCACCTTACGCTGATGCAGTAAGCAACGAAATTGTGGTATCAATCGGTGCACCAGTGTTTAAACGAGGTCAATTTAACGGCGCGATTTTTTACGACGTTAGTTTGGCAAAACTCGGCGAAATGATTAACTCGTTTAACCTGCTAGACGCGGGTTTTGCCTTTATGGTGAGTAAAGACGGGTCGACTATCTCACACCCTGATGTAAAACTAAATGGTAAGTCTTCTCGTACATTTCTCGGTGACATAAGTATCTCAGAAAATATTCAATACGTTGAAGTGAACGGCGAAGACAAATTAGTGCAGTTTAAAGAAGTCGAAGGCTTAGATTGGTATTTAGGGGTGATGCTGGATGAAGACACCGTTTTTGCCGCACTTTCACGACTGCAAAGAGATGCAGCCATATTTGCCTTTATTTCTGTGGCGCTCGCGACTGTGCTACTTTCTTTTGTGATTAGCTTATTATTAAAGCCGCTGGATGAAATCAACACCGCCATGGCTGCTATCGCACGCGGTAATGCGGACTTAACCGTACGATTAAATACCGAGCATGAACCCGAATTTGCAGCACTGGCGCAAAATTTTAATGCCTTTACCAGCAGCTTACAGTCTCTAATAGCGAATATTCAGGGCTTAGGCCATGAAGTTTTAAACGATGCTCAACAAACATCTCAGGTTGCAAATAAAGCCAAACTTTCCATTCAAGAGCAATTAGCGAGTATCAAAGTCCTTGATGAAGCAACAACACACATGTCTGCAACCGAGCATCAAGTAACTCAATCTGCCCATGAAGCCGCTGAAGCAATTAAAACAACCGATCAAGTTGCTCGCCAAGGAGAAAAAATCGTTGCAGAAACAACGGAGACAATTCAAGAGCTATCTAATCAAATCAGTTCGGCAATGACCGTAGTTACGGAGTTAGAAAGCTCGTCTACAGCTATTGAACAAATATTATCGGTTATCAACAGCATCGCTGAGCAAACCAACCTCCTAGCGCTCAATGCTGCCATTGAAGCCGCAAGAGCTGGTGAGTCTGGCCGCGGCTTTGCCGTCGTTGCAGACGAAGTGAGATCGCTTGCACAAAGAACACAAGAAGCCACAACTGAAATCCGTGGAATGATAAGTCAACTACAGTCAGGTTCAGAAAGCGCGGTTACTGTAATGAAACAAAGCCAACATTATGTCGATAAAACGGTTGAAAAGGCAGAGCAAACTCGAGCCGCGCTTGAAGATATGCGTAGTGCCATTCGCCATATTGTCGATTTGAATTCCCGCATTGCTGATATGCTGAATGAGCAAAATGACATTGTAAATAACGTGAATAGCAGTAGCTCATCAATTCGTGGTATTTCTGAGTCGGTGTATAGCGAAGCTAAGAGCGTAGATGCCACCATGCAGTCTCAAGTAGAAAAGATAACAACC
Coding sequences within it:
- a CDS encoding DNA translocase FtsK, translated to MRLNGVQRLLETGLIVSTAAAIFMLCALISFDPADPAWTQSGEYVKVNNITGAAGAWLADIMLLSFGWLAFLIPAALQFLGYLLFKKPHKLLQLDYTTLGLRLIGATLFITSASAISSINFDDIYNFSSGGVVGDVVAGAMMPAFNFTGTSILLLCFFFAGMTLLTGVSWVEFVDYLGEKVLAGFRWVRDRLTAERNVEQTQSVSQKSEGASTKTDRVESEAPIIATQRNDDHEQALQQQTDTEINIDFDAEEEPSGLGKLKDKLFRKTNTESTPQTSSAPHSDLQEKKEPSVFDELDDILEQEINFSAIEDEPLDTVAALNALDEAPVHETKVVSPARPLKPKAPEKAANGYQPPPSAKEQFEALLEAQPPADPLPSLDLLDRPDKAKNPISQEELDQVSRLVETKLLDFNVQAQVVGVYPGPVVTRFELDLAPGIKVAKITGLAKDLARSLSAVSVRVVEVIPGKTYVGLELPNKHREIVRLSEVIGAPKFEQNPSPLTMVLGKDIAGQPVVADLGKMPHLLVAGTTGSGKSVGVNVMILSLLYKSPPEDVRMIMIDPKMLELSVYEGIPHLLCEVVTDMKEAANALRWCVGEMERRYKLMSALGVRNLKGYNQKIKDAKEAGHPILDPLFKDTDGMADEPQELDKLPSIVVVIDEFADMMMIVGKKVEELIARIAQKARAAGIHLVLATQRPSVDVITGLIKANIPTRMAFQVSSKIDSRTILDQQGAENLLGMGDMLYLPPGTSVPVRVHGAFVDDHEVHAVVSDWKARGKPNYVEEILCGEATEDILLPGEAPEGGDEESDPLYDEAVGFVIETGKVSVSSVQRKLRVGYNRAARLVEQMEMSGVVSAPGHNGARDVLVKGGAN
- the lrp gene encoding leucine-responsive transcriptional regulator Lrp, whose amino-acid sequence is MYQQLDRIDRKILVELQKDGRISNVELAKRIGLSATPCLERVKKLEREGFIRGYKAVVDPAKLGQGLLVFVEVTVNKNSPDVFDRFNQAVKQHDEIIECHLVSGSFDYLLKTRVTDMSEYRGVLGEILLKLPNISESRTFVVMEEVKGEEGEVIKPCAP
- the ald gene encoding alanine dehydrogenase, whose protein sequence is MIIGVPKEIKNHEYRVGMVPASVRELINHGHEVVVETNAGIGIGFTDEDYVQVGAKVLDTAAEVFATADMIVKVKEPQAVERAMLREDQILFTYLHLAPDLPQTEDLIKSGAICIAYETVTDARGGLPLLAPMSEVAGRMSIQAGAQALEKSREGRGMLLGGVPGVEPAKVVVIGGGMVGRNAAQMAVGLGADVTILDRSIDVLRSLNAQFGSQAKVIYSTADALEKHVLEADLVIGGVLIPGAAAPKLVTAEHIKAMKPGAAIVDVAIDQGGCIATSKATTHAEPTYIVDDVVHYCVANMPGAVPRTSTFALNNATLPYIIKLANLGYKQALLNDKHFMDGLNVLKGQVTCKEVAEGFNMEYVDPRAALENA
- a CDS encoding DUF4382 domain-containing protein produces the protein MYKPALTAIASAMILAACGGGSGSDSNDNNTTQPTQKTTVSVGVSDAAVNNLAEVNLVIQRLTFRASGKEDVTFDTLDAQGNPMKINLLEYTGDDIYLVVNDQEIDAGDYEWIRADVVNGSAGSNFDFTSSVRFLDGSQAPLVVTRKGNDGVGEIQLNNVSLNEGENQIVLEFDLNKALLKRTNDDTVYLKPTAVRLENLLTSFEIEGMVSESVKNACVADNADLAPLVGEYKHVVYLYKADVAVPSDISDEDSAPVATANLDAESEYEIAFIGSGDYKVGYSCLGHLDDAETIDADFSLYQTKDVTLTQDIEVNFETN
- a CDS encoding methyl-accepting chemotaxis protein, with amino-acid sequence MKFKHKVVSVSALVLLAALLILSVIQYISVQSAIKAQTEQSVNETIQGIGNTVTAQMKGATDLAALATNLVASTDTLDAAFPILSQPQLTTSFLLIGYGEEQTGKYVASDPNWNPGANWDPRKRPWYTDAKTARKLIITAPYADAVSNEIVVSIGAPVFKRGQFNGAIFYDVSLAKLGEMINSFNLLDAGFAFMVSKDGSTISHPDVKLNGKSSRTFLGDISISENIQYVEVNGEDKLVQFKEVEGLDWYLGVMLDEDTVFAALSRLQRDAAIFAFISVALATVLLSFVISLLLKPLDEINTAMAAIARGNADLTVRLNTEHEPEFAALAQNFNAFTSSLQSLIANIQGLGHEVLNDAQQTSQVANKAKLSIQEQLASIKVLDEATTHMSATEHQVTQSAHEAAEAIKTTDQVARQGEKIVAETTETIQELSNQISSAMTVVTELESSSTAIEQILSVINSIAEQTNLLALNAAIEAARAGESGRGFAVVADEVRSLAQRTQEATTEIRGMISQLQSGSESAVTVMKQSQHYVDKTVEKAEQTRAALEDMRSAIRHIVDLNSRIADMLNEQNDIVNNVNSSSSSIRGISESVYSEAKSVDATMQSQVEKITTQEQLLEQFKV